One Candidatus Methylacidithermus pantelleriae genomic window carries:
- a CDS encoding TIGR00282 family metallophosphoesterase: protein MRIAFLGDVVGEPGRQAVKEAIAWLREQWDPDFFVVNGENAAGGKGITPRIAYELLRYGADVITLGDHAWDQREVIPFFAEEPRLIRPLNYPPGTPGSGFVVVEGNGKKLAVISAQGRTFMGVPVDNPFILIREILPELRAQTPCVLVDFHAEATSEKLAMGWHLDGLVSAVVGTHTHVQTADDRVLPGGTAYITDVGFCGAHDSVIGREKQSVIQRYLTLLPTRMILATEGIQADGVILVIDEKTGRAQKIERFQLPVGLRTVVGSSLGASQSPGN from the coding sequence ATGCGGATCGCTTTTCTGGGTGACGTCGTCGGAGAGCCTGGCCGGCAAGCCGTCAAGGAAGCTATTGCCTGGCTTCGCGAGCAGTGGGACCCGGACTTCTTTGTAGTGAATGGGGAGAATGCTGCCGGAGGGAAAGGGATCACCCCGAGAATAGCCTACGAGCTCTTACGTTATGGCGCCGACGTCATCACGCTGGGAGATCATGCATGGGACCAAAGGGAAGTGATTCCCTTTTTTGCCGAGGAACCCCGGTTGATTCGGCCGCTCAATTATCCTCCGGGGACACCTGGTTCGGGCTTTGTGGTGGTCGAGGGAAACGGGAAGAAACTTGCTGTGATCTCGGCGCAAGGGAGAACATTTATGGGGGTTCCCGTAGATAATCCTTTTATTTTGATCCGAGAAATTCTCCCGGAACTTCGTGCCCAAACCCCGTGTGTTCTCGTGGACTTTCACGCGGAAGCCACGTCCGAAAAGCTCGCCATGGGCTGGCATTTGGACGGGCTTGTCAGTGCGGTGGTCGGGACCCACACCCATGTCCAGACGGCCGATGACCGGGTTTTGCCCGGAGGCACGGCTTACATCACGGATGTGGGATTTTGCGGGGCTCATGATTCAGTCATTGGTCGAGAGAAACAATCCGTTATCCAGCGCTATCTTACTCTTTTGCCTACCCGGATGATCCTTGCTACCGAAGGGATCCAGGCCGACGGGGTTATCCTGGTGATTGATGAAAAGACCGGCCGGGCGCAGAAAATTGAGCGCTTTCAGCTCCCGGTGGGGCTTCGAACGGTGGTTGGCTCCTCACTAGGAGCTTCCCAGAGCCCAGGAAATTGA
- a CDS encoding AsmA family protein, translating to MEGSRKEARRKKGHGARLWQCWLVAWLFPALWILAFLGIDLVVRERLGQWIELACAQKGIPLRIRHASWEGVGGWLLEDLSLGNALTTRHLRIRWNLWELLRRKRIALVEADHLVIRPQALAALFPSRPGQHHPADLGSSWVIGQLRIDQGVLQWQGLLSPLGTLTVAMGRSETMVIQEVPLGALVSGGLGLQWVETGRLVLDSPWDPLSPIASVENVRFRFSWGGLARGRIEEVEVLGPTVFLGPDLFWFFEEAKKGQAAGRGSSWTIDRLRIRAGRFVVSAFGAPQLALPFTFESDSKEVALNQLEDISVRGQFVILPGELDYPNYGIHLWLAGGSVGFSLPPGKPGVHNVVQVVRVPRARWKGVEVTDGWVTFTFDPKGIYGETGGKACKGYVKGGFAISFAHGYPWLGWLSLSQLEAGSFCKALGVPSQVVGLEGRANGKLLVQARGLEIQKTELGLSLPRGGTVRVRGIERFSRRIPAHGNPVQTKLAQWVLDSLASYPFDRAEFLVQYGVPETHARMEFWSHRRGYRGVFLHWIQEETKGSWTWLREWEQTQ from the coding sequence ATGGAAGGAAGCCGGAAGGAGGCTCGGAGAAAAAAAGGTCATGGAGCTAGGCTTTGGCAATGCTGGCTGGTTGCATGGCTTTTCCCAGCCCTTTGGATTTTAGCCTTCCTTGGGATCGATCTTGTTGTGCGCGAACGGCTCGGCCAATGGATCGAGCTTGCCTGTGCCCAAAAAGGCATTCCCCTTAGGATCCGACACGCTTCCTGGGAAGGAGTGGGTGGCTGGCTACTGGAAGATCTCTCCCTTGGGAACGCGCTTACGACACGCCACCTGCGGATCCGTTGGAATCTTTGGGAACTTCTGCGCCGAAAAAGGATCGCTCTGGTGGAGGCGGACCATCTGGTCATTCGGCCCCAGGCCTTGGCCGCGCTTTTTCCCTCTCGACCCGGCCAACACCACCCGGCGGATCTTGGTTCCTCCTGGGTCATCGGGCAACTACGGATTGATCAGGGGGTTCTCCAGTGGCAGGGTCTCCTTTCCCCCCTGGGAACTTTGACTGTAGCTATGGGCCGTTCGGAGACCATGGTGATTCAAGAGGTACCTTTGGGTGCGCTGGTTTCCGGAGGACTGGGGCTCCAATGGGTAGAAACAGGTAGGCTTGTGCTTGACTCGCCTTGGGATCCATTAAGCCCGATCGCATCGGTCGAGAATGTCCGGTTTCGTTTTTCCTGGGGAGGATTGGCTAGGGGACGAATCGAAGAGGTTGAAGTGCTGGGGCCTACGGTTTTTCTCGGTCCAGATCTTTTTTGGTTTTTTGAGGAGGCCAAGAAAGGCCAGGCAGCTGGGAGAGGAAGCTCCTGGACGATTGATAGGCTCCGCATCCGTGCGGGACGTTTCGTCGTCAGCGCCTTTGGAGCTCCCCAGCTTGCTCTACCGTTTACCTTTGAGTCGGATTCGAAGGAAGTTGCGCTCAACCAGCTGGAAGATATCTCTGTCCGTGGCCAGTTCGTTATTCTTCCTGGTGAATTGGACTATCCCAACTACGGAATCCACCTTTGGCTGGCCGGTGGATCGGTCGGCTTTTCCCTTCCGCCTGGCAAACCTGGGGTCCACAACGTCGTTCAGGTCGTGCGGGTTCCTCGGGCTAGGTGGAAGGGCGTGGAAGTAACTGACGGGTGGGTGACCTTTACGTTTGATCCCAAGGGAATCTATGGGGAGACGGGAGGCAAAGCCTGCAAGGGATACGTCAAGGGCGGCTTTGCCATTTCTTTTGCTCACGGCTATCCATGGCTGGGCTGGCTCAGCTTGTCGCAGCTTGAAGCTGGGTCTTTCTGTAAGGCTCTTGGGGTTCCTTCCCAGGTCGTGGGGCTGGAAGGCAGGGCAAACGGAAAACTTCTGGTGCAGGCCCGCGGGCTTGAGATCCAAAAAACCGAGCTCGGGCTATCCTTACCGCGAGGCGGTACTGTGCGGGTAAGGGGGATCGAGAGGTTTTCCCGGCGAATTCCTGCCCATGGGAACCCCGTGCAAACCAAGCTTGCCCAATGGGTGTTGGACTCCCTTGCCTCCTATCCTTTTGACCGTGCTGAGTTCCTTGTCCAATACGGGGTTCCGGAAACCCATGCCCGCATGGAGTTTTGGAGCCACCGGCGTGGGTACCGGGGGGTCTTCCTCCATTGGATCCAAGAGGAAACAAAAGGAAGCTGGACCTGGCTCCGGGAATGGGAACAAACCCAGTGA
- a CDS encoding CHASE2 domain-containing protein, with product MGFLGLLWTAVVGVFYVLGLTEPLDSWFADRWESWRPLPPSAPPVALVEINEIPTDRPWPWPRLEFAVVLRELARVRPKSVVVEPLLYQKEASFAAFDDTFRAVLGRFPHVALSGAALLSQEGGARPGPRLVSLRLLNPLPDRFPRYQSVWEPPVGLPEGSWVGISNLEPEAQGTVRGLPLVFRVGRSLHASLALVAAGIQLGADLSRCELDPVGQIVLLRDHEGRIVRKIPIDAEGRLRLRFSSWKRPLARVSYGSFLVGMNELIHGGAVPEELRELEGRQVWIGLTDPAVARYLQTPRGKASPVEIQLRGALQLMEGDFLVPTPRWALFGFLLLAVGAGARIFPYIPLFGALLVWIGIGLLPTLLSVVALRLEGKIFPVATYWIGIVGLLGAALASRVWGYHYVRARRR from the coding sequence ATGGGTTTCCTAGGCCTTCTTTGGACGGCAGTGGTAGGGGTTTTCTATGTGCTTGGTCTTACCGAGCCGCTGGACTCTTGGTTTGCGGACCGCTGGGAAAGCTGGCGGCCCCTGCCTCCCTCAGCCCCTCCGGTGGCTCTGGTGGAAATCAATGAAATCCCGACGGATCGTCCCTGGCCATGGCCCCGGCTGGAATTTGCCGTTGTTTTGCGGGAACTGGCCCGGGTGCGCCCGAAAAGCGTGGTGGTGGAACCTTTGTTATACCAGAAGGAGGCATCCTTTGCGGCGTTTGACGATACATTCCGGGCCGTCTTGGGCCGCTTTCCCCATGTGGCTCTCTCTGGAGCAGCGCTCCTTTCTCAAGAGGGGGGAGCGCGTCCGGGTCCCCGGCTGGTTTCCCTCCGGCTCCTCAACCCGCTGCCCGACCGGTTTCCCCGGTACCAATCGGTGTGGGAACCCCCCGTAGGGCTTCCCGAGGGGAGCTGGGTGGGGATTTCCAATCTTGAACCGGAAGCTCAAGGGACCGTCCGCGGCCTGCCCCTTGTCTTTCGGGTCGGCAGAAGTCTCCATGCTTCCCTAGCGCTTGTGGCAGCGGGGATCCAACTGGGAGCCGACCTTTCCCGTTGCGAACTAGACCCGGTGGGGCAAATCGTCCTTCTGCGAGACCATGAGGGGAGGATTGTGCGAAAAATCCCGATCGATGCAGAAGGACGGCTGCGACTGCGGTTTTCCTCCTGGAAAAGGCCCTTGGCTCGCGTCTCCTATGGGAGCTTCCTCGTTGGCATGAATGAGCTCATCCACGGGGGGGCCGTGCCGGAGGAGCTGCGAGAGCTAGAGGGGCGTCAAGTCTGGATCGGGCTTACCGACCCGGCAGTAGCGCGGTATCTCCAAACGCCCAGGGGAAAAGCAAGCCCCGTAGAAATTCAGCTGCGGGGTGCCCTTCAATTGATGGAGGGGGACTTTCTGGTTCCCACTCCCCGGTGGGCCCTCTTTGGGTTCCTTCTTTTGGCGGTAGGGGCGGGTGCACGGATCTTTCCCTATATTCCCCTTTTTGGAGCGCTTCTTGTATGGATCGGGATAGGACTCCTTCCCACGCTTCTGAGTGTGGTGGCCCTGAGATTGGAAGGGAAAATTTTCCCAGTTGCGACCTATTGGATTGGCATTGTTGGTCTTTTGGGGGCGGCACTGGCAAGTCGTGTCTGGGGGTACCACTATGTCAGAGCGCGGCGTAGGTAG
- a CDS encoding YdbL family protein yields the protein MKRSLKWGILQGVPLLVLSWGCSPTVKVVTPEPVRIHIRMDVEVKTPKLVAPKPVETVAERRRMRMGEVQQLKNARVIGENRDGFLSIVQPPKDPAYAAYAKKIVEEENRDRLELYLANAKTQSRALEVIQEEYAQRWRERAFPGEWIQLPDGTWKQK from the coding sequence GTGAAAAGATCTCTCAAATGGGGTATCCTCCAAGGAGTCCCGCTCCTTGTGCTTTCTTGGGGTTGCTCCCCCACGGTCAAGGTTGTAACCCCGGAACCGGTGCGCATCCACATTAGAATGGATGTGGAAGTCAAAACGCCCAAGCTCGTAGCACCCAAACCGGTAGAAACGGTTGCGGAACGAAGGAGGATGCGAATGGGGGAGGTTCAACAGCTCAAAAACGCTCGGGTCATCGGAGAGAACCGTGACGGGTTCCTTTCCATCGTACAGCCTCCCAAAGATCCCGCCTATGCCGCCTATGCAAAGAAAATCGTCGAGGAAGAGAACCGAGACCGTCTTGAGCTCTATCTGGCCAACGCCAAGACACAGTCCCGAGCATTAGAAGTGATCCAAGAGGAATATGCGCAGCGATGGAGGGAGCGGGCTTTCCCCGGCGAGTGGATCCAGTTGCCTGACGGGACCTGGAAACAAAAGTAG
- a CDS encoding replication-associated recombination protein A — translation MRQFCLVEEPELFPSLATPSFPQAPLARRLRPRTWDEVVGQDHLLGPGRPLRELWEKGAYQALVFFGPPGCGKTTFAELFATTSTGPVVRLDGAKVIASELRRAVGLAHRQCGLAQSPPLLVIDEIHRLHRDQQEILLAELERGIIRLVGATPVNPCFFLTPPLISRCQIFELEALSLEALGKILDRALADQERGVGKLGLCLDTEARKILLVACEGDARKLLNWVEILSRWVSERPGRLPKEIGREELEAIGVKKWVRYTRDGDEHYDTLSSWIKSIRGGDPDAAIYWLARMLKGGEDPRLLARRLVIAASEDVGLADPLALPLAVSAFHAIEAVGMPEASLALAEATLYLATAPKSNAAYRAIQGALDAWETKPSQEVPSWLRDAHFSGAKTLGRGTGYLYSHEFPEGVAPQSYGVTPGSFYQPTDRGYEKLIRERLDRWRELRGGAADPS, via the coding sequence GTGAGGCAGTTTTGCCTTGTGGAGGAACCGGAACTTTTCCCGTCGCTTGCAACGCCTAGTTTTCCTCAAGCGCCGCTGGCTCGCCGGCTTCGTCCTCGCACCTGGGACGAGGTGGTCGGACAGGACCATCTCCTTGGGCCCGGACGGCCTCTGCGGGAGCTGTGGGAAAAGGGAGCCTACCAAGCGCTTGTGTTTTTTGGCCCACCTGGTTGCGGCAAAACGACGTTTGCGGAACTTTTTGCCACCACCTCCACGGGGCCTGTAGTTCGGTTGGATGGGGCCAAGGTTATCGCCAGCGAGCTTCGCCGGGCGGTGGGGCTAGCGCATCGACAATGTGGGCTTGCTCAAAGTCCGCCGTTACTTGTGATTGATGAGATTCATCGTCTCCACCGAGACCAGCAGGAGATCCTCTTAGCCGAGCTTGAGAGGGGGATCATCCGGCTGGTGGGTGCGACACCTGTCAACCCTTGCTTCTTTTTGACCCCGCCGCTAATCTCCCGTTGTCAGATTTTTGAGCTCGAGGCCCTCTCACTGGAAGCCCTAGGGAAGATTTTGGACCGGGCCCTCGCAGATCAAGAGCGAGGAGTTGGGAAACTAGGCCTTTGTCTTGACACGGAGGCGCGAAAGATTCTTCTCGTTGCTTGCGAGGGAGACGCCCGGAAGCTCCTCAACTGGGTCGAGATCCTAAGCCGATGGGTTTCGGAACGCCCCGGCAGGTTGCCCAAGGAAATTGGTCGAGAGGAACTCGAAGCCATCGGGGTCAAAAAGTGGGTCCGCTACACACGCGATGGAGACGAGCACTACGATACGCTTTCCTCATGGATCAAATCGATCCGAGGAGGAGACCCCGACGCAGCCATCTATTGGCTAGCTCGGATGCTCAAAGGGGGCGAGGATCCTCGCTTGCTTGCCCGCCGGCTGGTGATTGCTGCCAGTGAAGACGTGGGATTAGCTGATCCCCTCGCTCTTCCTTTAGCGGTTTCAGCCTTCCACGCGATCGAGGCTGTGGGGATGCCGGAGGCTTCGCTCGCCCTGGCCGAGGCTACCTTGTATCTAGCGACCGCGCCCAAAAGTAATGCGGCCTACCGGGCGATCCAAGGAGCACTGGACGCTTGGGAAACAAAGCCTAGCCAGGAGGTTCCCTCGTGGCTGCGGGACGCCCATTTTTCTGGTGCGAAAACGCTCGGGCGGGGGACCGGGTATCTCTACAGCCACGAGTTTCCTGAGGGAGTTGCACCCCAAAGTTACGGGGTGACCCCGGGAAGTTTCTACCAGCCGACCGATCGGGGCTACGAGAAGCTTATCCGAGAACGATTGGATCGGTGGCGGGAGCTCCGGGGGGGAGCCGCGGATCCGAGCTAG
- a CDS encoding FtsB family cell division protein, which translates to MRFMRERYRYRYASSRAVEERFVRSGGVWRALTQVCKVVCLAAVAILVMSFYLPLIQKLQELENRKGRLEEQIHQARTRSQELEYVFRLLKTDPDFVERMARDRLNMGKPGETIFRFEPYPVGPSPILPLLGDPGLSIPPEGKNVHLDGPSRVPSPGLP; encoded by the coding sequence ATGCGGTTTATGCGGGAGCGCTATCGCTATAGGTACGCCAGTTCCCGGGCCGTTGAAGAACGGTTCGTGCGATCGGGTGGTGTGTGGCGTGCGTTAACGCAGGTATGTAAGGTCGTGTGTTTGGCTGCCGTTGCTATCCTTGTTATGAGCTTCTATCTTCCCCTTATCCAAAAGTTGCAAGAACTGGAAAACCGTAAAGGGAGGCTTGAGGAACAAATCCATCAAGCACGGACAAGATCCCAGGAGCTTGAATATGTGTTCCGCCTTCTCAAAACGGATCCAGACTTTGTGGAACGCATGGCGCGGGATCGGCTCAACATGGGGAAACCCGGTGAAACCATTTTTCGCTTCGAGCCGTATCCGGTAGGTCCTTCTCCGATCCTACCGTTATTGGGTGATCCTGGGCTTTCGATCCCACCAGAGGGTAAAAACGTTCATCTCGATGGGCCTAGTCGAGTTCCTTCACCCGGCTTGCCGTAA
- a CDS encoding O-methyltransferase, which produces MPVERSFGELSLGLLKRASYGFLLEPVSLRFVPLNQTIYGYLQDLCQARSDPIVEELRAETLALGPVSNMAIPREEASLLSLLVSLMGAKLAIELGTFTGLSAIAIARSLPPGGKLFSCDIEPRWTQIAVRYWERLGLSERIELKLGPALETLRALPRAPLFDFAFVDADKENYELYYEELLPRLRPGGLIAFDNMLREGKVAESPSSDPATAVIHELNRKLAQDRRVEGVLLPVADGIYLARKVSTGLLPEGVSCFTRAWV; this is translated from the coding sequence GTGCCGGTGGAACGCTCGTTTGGGGAGCTTAGCTTGGGTTTGCTAAAACGCGCAAGCTACGGTTTTCTATTGGAACCAGTGAGCCTTCGCTTCGTACCACTCAACCAAACCATCTACGGGTACCTTCAGGATCTTTGCCAGGCTCGGTCCGATCCGATCGTAGAGGAATTGCGCGCGGAAACCTTGGCCTTGGGTCCGGTTTCCAACATGGCCATACCCAGGGAGGAAGCAAGCCTTCTTTCCCTATTGGTCTCCCTTATGGGAGCCAAATTGGCCATCGAGTTAGGGACGTTCACTGGGCTTTCGGCCATTGCCATTGCCCGGTCGCTTCCGCCGGGGGGCAAACTTTTTTCTTGCGATATCGAGCCTCGATGGACACAAATCGCCGTTCGTTACTGGGAAAGACTTGGGCTGTCCGAAAGGATTGAACTCAAACTGGGACCGGCGCTCGAAACTTTGAGGGCCTTGCCCCGAGCCCCTCTTTTTGATTTTGCCTTTGTTGATGCGGACAAGGAGAACTACGAGCTCTACTATGAGGAGCTTTTACCCCGGCTACGACCCGGAGGGCTTATCGCCTTTGACAACATGCTGCGTGAGGGGAAGGTGGCGGAATCCCCGTCGTCGGATCCGGCAACGGCGGTGATCCATGAGCTCAACCGAAAGTTGGCCCAGGACCGACGCGTCGAAGGAGTGCTTTTGCCGGTAGCCGATGGGATTTATCTGGCTCGGAAGGTGTCCACGGGGCTCCTCCCGGAGGGGGTCTCGTGTTTCACGCGTGCATGGGTGTAA
- a CDS encoding NUDIX hydrolase, which translates to MDSEEFLDIVDPEDRVIGSAPRHEVHARGLCHRASHVLLYNARWEILLQRRSLRKEFDPGRWDSSASGHVVAGEDYLTAAVREVLEELGVSIPPDRLRWIGKLSPTGKTAHEFVAIFLGPIDHPLHPSRREILQTGYFSLSWIDQWTRQRPEDFAPAFLAVWEACRDGMIENLAR; encoded by the coding sequence ATGGACTCCGAGGAATTTCTCGACATCGTTGACCCGGAGGACCGAGTCATTGGCTCGGCCCCGCGCCACGAGGTGCACGCTCGGGGGCTGTGTCACCGGGCCTCCCATGTGCTCCTCTACAACGCGCGGTGGGAAATTTTGCTCCAAAGGCGATCCCTAAGAAAGGAGTTTGATCCCGGGCGGTGGGACTCCTCGGCCAGCGGGCATGTGGTTGCGGGCGAAGATTACCTCACGGCTGCGGTTCGCGAAGTGCTGGAAGAGCTGGGCGTTTCGATCCCGCCGGACCGGTTACGCTGGATCGGTAAACTCTCCCCGACCGGCAAAACGGCTCACGAATTTGTAGCCATTTTCCTGGGTCCGATCGACCATCCCCTTCACCCCAGCCGACGTGAAATCCTCCAAACCGGCTATTTTTCCCTTTCCTGGATTGATCAATGGACACGGCAACGTCCGGAAGATTTCGCCCCCGCTTTTCTGGCCGTATGGGAGGCGTGCCGGGATGGGATGATCGAGAATCTGGCGCGCTAA